The Beijerinckiaceae bacterium genome has a window encoding:
- a CDS encoding aldehyde dehydrogenase (catalyzes the oxidation of acetaldehyde, benzaldehyde, propionaldehyde and other aldehydes), whose product MVDKILANIANQIAIRPHYDNFIGGKWVPAAKGQKFDNISPIDGHTVCTVARSTAEDVELALDAAHAARESWGRTSATERSQILLRIADRMEQKLDLLALVETIDNGKPIRETKAADLPLAIDHFRYFAGCIRAQEGSLSEIDHDTVAYHFNEPLGVVAQIIPWNFPILMAVWKLAPALAAGNCVVLKPAEQTPMSIMVLMDMIGDLLPPGVLNVINGFGVEAGKPLAQSKRVSKVAFTGETTTGRLIMQYASENIIPVTLELGGKSPNIFFADVAAEDDEFLDKALEGFVMFALNQGEVCTCPSRALVQEKIYDRFMERAIARVKAIKQGNPLDPATMIGAQASNDQLEKILSYLDIGRQEGAKVLTGGARADVGPELSGGFYVQPTVLEGHNKMRIFQEEIFGPVLSVTTFKDDAEALEIANDTLYGLGAGVWTRDGTRAYRFGRAIQAGRVWTNCYHLYPAHAAFGGYKQSGIGRENHKMMLGHYQKTKNMLVSYSPKALGFF is encoded by the coding sequence ATGGTCGACAAAATACTGGCCAACATCGCCAATCAGATTGCGATCCGGCCACATTACGACAATTTCATCGGCGGCAAATGGGTTCCTGCGGCGAAGGGCCAGAAATTCGACAATATTTCACCGATTGACGGGCATACGGTCTGTACAGTCGCCCGTTCCACGGCAGAAGACGTTGAATTGGCGCTCGATGCCGCGCATGCCGCGCGGGAGTCCTGGGGACGGACTTCCGCCACCGAGCGTTCGCAGATCCTTTTGCGCATCGCCGATCGGATGGAACAGAAGCTCGATCTTCTGGCGCTGGTGGAAACCATCGACAATGGCAAACCCATTCGCGAGACCAAAGCCGCCGACCTGCCCTTGGCGATCGATCATTTCCGCTATTTTGCCGGCTGCATCCGCGCCCAGGAGGGAAGCCTCAGCGAAATCGATCATGACACGGTAGCCTATCATTTCAATGAACCGCTCGGCGTGGTGGCGCAGATCATACCGTGGAATTTCCCGATCCTGATGGCGGTGTGGAAGCTCGCGCCCGCGCTTGCCGCCGGCAATTGCGTCGTGCTGAAGCCGGCCGAGCAAACCCCCATGAGCATCATGGTTCTCATGGATATGATCGGCGACCTGTTGCCGCCCGGCGTCCTCAATGTGATCAATGGCTTTGGGGTCGAAGCCGGCAAACCGCTCGCGCAAAGCAAGCGCGTCTCCAAGGTCGCTTTTACCGGCGAGACGACGACCGGACGTCTCATCATGCAATATGCGTCCGAGAACATCATCCCGGTGACATTGGAACTTGGCGGCAAGTCCCCAAATATTTTCTTTGCGGACGTCGCCGCCGAGGACGACGAGTTCCTTGACAAGGCGCTTGAAGGCTTCGTCATGTTCGCCCTCAACCAGGGCGAAGTCTGCACCTGCCCGTCGCGGGCCTTGGTGCAGGAGAAAATCTATGACCGCTTCATGGAGCGGGCCATCGCACGGGTGAAGGCCATCAAGCAGGGCAATCCACTCGATCCGGCGACCATGATCGGCGCCCAAGCGTCCAACGATCAACTCGAAAAAATCCTCTCCTACCTCGACATCGGGCGGCAGGAAGGTGCCAAGGTCTTGACCGGTGGCGCGCGGGCCGATGTGGGGCCGGAGCTCTCCGGTGGGTTCTACGTCCAGCCGACGGTTCTCGAAGGCCACAATAAGATGCGCATCTTCCAGGAAGAGATTTTTGGGCCGGTTCTCTCCGTCACGACGTTCAAGGACGATGCGGAGGCGCTCGAGATTGCCAATGACACGCTCTATGGCTTGGGCGCTGGCGTTTGGACACGGGATGGGACGCGCGCCTATCGCTTCGGCCGCGCGATCCAGGCCGGGCGCGTGTGGACCAATTGCTATCATCTCTATCCCGCGCACGCGGCCTTCGGCGGCTACAAGCAATCGGGGATCGGCCGCGAGAACCACAAGATGATGCTGGGCCACTACCAGAAGACGAAAAACATGCTGGTCAGCTATAGCCCCAAGGCCCTCGGCTTCTTTTGA
- a CDS encoding DUF779 domain-containing protein, with translation MVERVVATKQAEDLIGRLKEIHGPLLFHQSGGCCDGSSPMCFPLKEFRTGASDVLLGEIAGCPVYIGAAQFEVWSHTQLIIDVVPGRGSGFSLEAPDGVRFLTRGHVFSGTELGALCELPKPDAP, from the coding sequence ATGGTCGAACGCGTCGTCGCTACAAAGCAGGCGGAAGACCTGATCGGGCGGCTCAAGGAAATCCACGGGCCGCTTCTTTTTCATCAGTCGGGGGGCTGTTGCGATGGCAGCTCGCCGATGTGCTTTCCGCTTAAGGAGTTTCGGACCGGAGCCAGCGATGTTCTCCTCGGCGAGATCGCGGGCTGTCCGGTTTATATCGGCGCCGCCCAGTTCGAAGTCTGGTCGCATACGCAACTCATCATCGACGTTGTGCCAGGGCGAGGCTCGGGATTTTCCCTGGAGGCGCCGGACGGCGTTCGGTTCCTGACGCGGGGGCATGTTTTTAGCGGCACCGAGCTCGGAGCTCTGTGCGAACTCCCCAAACCCGATGCCCCGTGA
- a CDS encoding transcription elongation factor GreA produces MDKFPMTAGGYTALEEELKRRQQIERPRIIQAIAEARSHGDLSENAEYHAAKEAQSLNEGRIAELEDKLSRAEVIDVSKLSGTTIMFGATVTLVDEDTEEKKTYQIVGESEADVKAGRVSITSPTARALIGKKIGDSVEVNTPGGGKSYEILNVAFQ; encoded by the coding sequence ATGGACAAGTTCCCCATGACGGCGGGCGGATATACTGCCCTCGAAGAGGAGTTGAAGCGGCGCCAGCAGATTGAGCGTCCGCGCATCATCCAGGCGATTGCGGAAGCGCGATCGCATGGCGACTTGTCGGAGAATGCGGAATATCACGCCGCCAAGGAAGCACAGTCCTTGAATGAGGGGCGCATTGCCGAACTCGAGGACAAATTGTCTCGCGCCGAAGTTATCGACGTGTCGAAGCTTTCCGGGACGACGATCATGTTCGGCGCAACCGTGACGCTGGTCGACGAGGACACGGAAGAAAAGAAGACCTATCAGATCGTCGGCGAAAGCGAGGCCGATGTGAAGGCCGGACGCGTGTCGATCACCTCACCGACCGCACGCGCGCTCATCGGCAAGAAAATCGGCGATTCGGTCGAAGTGAATACACCCGGCGGCGGCAAGAGCTATGAGATTTTGAATGTGGCGTTTCAGTAG